Proteins encoded in a region of the Saccharopolyspora phatthalungensis genome:
- a CDS encoding EamA family transporter: MSATWSRRGLWLLLAVVACAAFAGSGPFAKSLMEVGVAADQAAWLRLTGAALVLVPTAVLLRGRGLIASLKASWPYLLGYGLVGMAASQTLYFTAAQRLPVGVAILLQFSGPLLIIGWIRFVRRRKVPRTAVVGVLISLVGLAIVVEVWAGIGFDLVGVLAGVGSAGCQAAYFLMIEGLAGMTDVLVMTATGTAVASVSLTFVALPWTIPWHVIVSGQVRLDGGSVPGWFPTIWLILISAIVAYLGEGAAVQRLSAVVGGAVAYVEVVFTALIAWALLGEHLGVAQILGGAMVLTGAFIAQRPPDPADPSSVAHPELEVLHKK, from the coding sequence ATGAGCGCCACCTGGTCGCGACGAGGACTTTGGCTTTTGTTGGCGGTTGTCGCGTGTGCGGCCTTTGCCGGCTCGGGCCCGTTCGCGAAGTCCCTCATGGAGGTGGGGGTAGCCGCAGATCAAGCTGCCTGGCTCCGCCTGACCGGTGCGGCCCTTGTCCTGGTCCCTACCGCGGTGCTGCTCAGAGGCCGCGGTCTCATTGCGTCCCTCAAAGCATCGTGGCCGTACCTGCTTGGCTACGGACTGGTGGGAATGGCGGCGTCTCAGACCCTGTACTTCACTGCGGCGCAGCGGCTTCCGGTCGGGGTTGCGATCCTGCTCCAGTTCTCCGGCCCGCTGCTGATCATTGGCTGGATCCGCTTCGTCCGCCGTCGGAAAGTTCCGCGAACGGCAGTCGTCGGGGTGCTCATCTCGCTCGTCGGCTTGGCCATCGTTGTCGAAGTCTGGGCAGGCATCGGGTTCGACCTCGTGGGTGTACTGGCCGGCGTTGGATCGGCCGGGTGCCAGGCTGCATACTTCCTCATGATCGAAGGGCTGGCCGGCATGACAGACGTGCTCGTCATGACGGCTACCGGAACCGCGGTGGCGTCAGTGTCCCTTACCTTCGTCGCGCTCCCTTGGACAATCCCCTGGCACGTAATCGTCTCGGGCCAGGTCAGGCTCGATGGGGGCAGCGTCCCCGGCTGGTTCCCAACCATCTGGCTTATTCTGATTTCCGCGATTGTCGCCTATCTCGGAGAAGGAGCCGCAGTGCAGCGGCTCTCGGCCGTTGTCGGCGGCGCAGTTGCGTACGTTGAGGTCGTCTTCACAGCCCTGATCGCGTGGGCACTTTTAGGAGAACATCTCGGCGTCGCGCAGATCCTCGGCGGCGCGATGGTCCTGACGGGTGCATTCATTGCACAGCGCCCGCCTGATCCCGCAGATCCGTCTTCTGTGGCGCACCCGGAGCTGGAGGTCCTGCACAAGAAATGA
- a CDS encoding ABC transporter permease: MLAYLTRKLCEAVLLLTVVSVLVFGLLRLAPGSIESTLLAGKPATPETIAAIHAQYHLDDPIWAQYWQWVTHAVRLDFGNSLVDGTPISTIVTDRIPVSAGLAILALSITLVVGVPLGLLAGRRQGTAADSSLSAGAIVLLSAPVYALATLLLYVFGIQLGWFPVFGAGDGFVDQLWHLVLPAMTLSAVQIAVVFRQARAAAIDVERADYLTFARARGLGRMRIELGYRLRNALLPVITVSALLLASSLAGVVFVEQIFSLPGLGSLLVTSIETKDLTVVQALALFSALLVFGFNLIVDVLYAVIDPRIVVGERS, encoded by the coding sequence GTGCTGGCCTACCTAACCCGTAAGCTCTGTGAGGCGGTGCTGCTGCTGACAGTGGTATCCGTACTCGTCTTTGGGCTGCTCCGCCTCGCGCCGGGGTCGATCGAGAGCACACTTCTCGCAGGTAAGCCCGCAACGCCCGAGACTATCGCGGCGATCCACGCCCAGTACCATCTGGATGATCCCATCTGGGCGCAGTACTGGCAGTGGGTGACCCACGCAGTTCGCCTCGACTTCGGCAATTCCCTGGTGGACGGCACGCCGATCTCGACGATTGTTACGGATCGCATCCCGGTCTCTGCGGGTCTGGCGATCCTTGCCCTTTCGATCACGCTCGTAGTCGGCGTGCCGCTGGGACTGCTTGCCGGCCGACGCCAGGGCACCGCCGCCGACTCCTCGTTGAGTGCGGGCGCGATAGTCCTGCTCTCGGCCCCCGTGTACGCCCTGGCGACCCTGCTGCTGTACGTCTTTGGCATCCAGCTCGGATGGTTTCCGGTCTTTGGGGCGGGCGATGGCTTCGTTGACCAGCTATGGCATCTCGTCCTGCCCGCAATGACCTTGTCGGCGGTGCAGATCGCGGTCGTCTTCCGCCAGGCGCGCGCGGCCGCGATCGATGTCGAACGGGCGGACTATCTGACCTTCGCGCGTGCCCGCGGCCTCGGCAGGATGCGGATCGAGCTCGGCTACCGGCTTCGCAACGCCTTGCTGCCGGTCATCACCGTCAGTGCGCTCCTGCTCGCCTCCAGTCTTGCCGGGGTCGTCTTCGTCGAGCAGATCTTCTCCCTGCCCGGCTTGGGTTCCCTTCTTGTGACGTCTATCGAGACGAAGGATCTGACTGTGGTTCAAGCTCTCGCGCTGTTCAGCGCGTTGCTGGTCTTCGGATTCAACCTGATCGTCGACGTCCTCTACGCGGTCATCGACCCGCGCATCGTTGTGGGGGAGCGGTCATGA
- a CDS encoding aminopeptidase P family protein translates to MTDNLQVNQGSGGFQDVASAQRAHPRSTPALADFMAQGWADRSAALIGDGAAAILARGRRERLAAAFPGDRLIVPAGSLKVRSNDVTYLFRPHSAFAHLTGLGCKADPDSVLIIDVDEFGVHTAVVYILPSTGPGTEAFYMDGVRGEYTIGRRPTLEELADFLGVEVRPFDQYHEHVAKPVQGCVRLIRGASDSVDKFLDSQGLLATDEIHVEFENATDELRLVKDPWEIDQLGRAVDITITGFADVVEALPFAAQKQRGERVIESVFFGRARCDANDIGYGSTAAAGNNATNLHWDVCDGPVRPGDLLLLDAGVELDSLYTADITRTIPVSGRFTAVQRMIYDAVLEAADAAFAAAEVGRPFQDTHDAAVTVLARHLRAWGLLPVSVEESLSDTGQHHRRWMPHATSHHLGLDVHDCAKARREFYRGAVIRPGMVFTIEPGLYFKRDDLTVPPEFRGIGVRIEDDIVATDDGPINLSSGLPRTADDIESWMAPLLESGHQALALRDKA, encoded by the coding sequence GTGACGGACAACCTCCAGGTCAACCAAGGGAGCGGTGGGTTTCAAGATGTCGCCTCTGCTCAGCGCGCGCACCCGCGTTCCACCCCCGCCCTCGCAGACTTCATGGCGCAGGGCTGGGCGGATCGCTCTGCCGCGCTTATTGGCGACGGCGCCGCGGCGATCCTCGCCCGAGGACGTCGCGAACGCCTCGCAGCTGCCTTCCCTGGCGACCGATTGATTGTTCCCGCTGGTTCGCTCAAGGTCCGATCGAATGACGTCACGTACTTGTTCCGCCCCCATTCGGCGTTCGCGCACCTCACAGGGTTGGGCTGCAAGGCGGACCCGGACTCCGTCCTGATCATCGACGTAGACGAGTTCGGCGTGCACACCGCTGTGGTCTACATCCTGCCGTCGACAGGACCGGGCACCGAAGCCTTCTATATGGACGGAGTTCGAGGGGAGTACACGATCGGTCGGCGACCAACACTCGAGGAGCTGGCAGACTTCCTGGGAGTCGAAGTTCGCCCCTTCGACCAGTACCACGAGCACGTCGCCAAGCCAGTGCAGGGCTGTGTCCGACTCATTCGGGGCGCGTCAGACTCCGTCGACAAGTTCCTCGACTCCCAAGGTCTACTGGCGACCGACGAAATCCACGTCGAATTCGAGAACGCCACCGACGAGTTGCGGCTCGTCAAGGATCCTTGGGAGATCGACCAGCTCGGACGCGCAGTCGACATCACCATCACGGGATTCGCGGATGTCGTCGAGGCGCTCCCGTTCGCCGCTCAGAAGCAGCGCGGCGAACGGGTCATCGAGTCTGTCTTCTTCGGACGAGCTCGCTGCGACGCCAATGACATCGGCTACGGATCGACCGCCGCCGCAGGCAACAACGCCACAAACCTGCACTGGGATGTTTGCGACGGCCCGGTACGGCCGGGAGATCTCCTCCTCCTCGACGCCGGTGTCGAGTTGGACAGCCTCTACACGGCCGACATCACCCGCACCATTCCCGTATCCGGCCGCTTCACCGCTGTCCAACGAATGATCTACGACGCGGTACTCGAGGCGGCTGACGCGGCGTTCGCGGCCGCAGAGGTGGGACGTCCGTTCCAGGACACCCACGATGCGGCCGTCACTGTCCTCGCTCGGCACCTCCGGGCCTGGGGCCTCCTGCCCGTGAGCGTCGAAGAGTCGCTCTCCGACACCGGCCAGCACCATCGGCGATGGATGCCGCACGCCACCAGCCACCACCTCGGCCTGGACGTGCACGACTGCGCCAAGGCGCGTCGGGAATTCTACCGAGGCGCGGTGATCCGGCCCGGAATGGTCTTCACTATCGAGCCGGGTCTCTATTTCAAGCGGGACGATCTGACTGTCCCGCCGGAATTCCGGGGCATCGGGGTGCGAATCGAGGACGACATCGTTGCAACCGACGACGGGCCCATAAATCTGAGCTCCGGCCTCCCGCGCACGGCCGACGACATTGAGAGCTGGATGGCACCGCTTCTCGAATCGGGTCACCAAGCCCTCGCGCTGCGAGACAAGGCATGA
- a CDS encoding ABC transporter substrate-binding protein has protein sequence MTSHRVMGRLGAATAAVILLLGGAACGAPSNGPGSAKADQTLKWALPAPPNSLDITKAINATSYTVQSAGLETLVHPEAGQIKPWLAKSWTSPDPLTYVFELRDDVTFWNGAPMTADDVAFSIERNISPSSLISYDFTAVSSATATGAHEVTVKLKHPDPLFLQVAIGTDALVVQKSYVQAAGDQIGTPDKLNMGTGPLEFKSFSKTSGVTLDRYDKYWGDKPTFAGVQFTTISDPETMRIALTQGQVDGSFDGTAAHSDQYKSNKTNVSLAPGKGYLYMSMDVRQAPFNDVHVRKAIALALDKQAITKATAGNAAQPADALMTRPQFETMFGQDGVDFTSQVPSTTTNLDAAKAELAQSKTPKGISTSVRFNADGRLAFQVIQQQLAPLGIVLNGQQVDDNQFYSEIGKISDPQGLRIILSGAASTDPWESLRSLLGDADTAGYSSDVTKTNLDILASTADPAQRKSAVVAISKDIADQAPFIPLYTTKQMLVLGKEWAYDNFTPRGSGWILKLHPAS, from the coding sequence ATGACTTCACATCGGGTTATGGGCCGCTTAGGTGCGGCGACGGCCGCTGTCATCCTGCTCCTCGGCGGCGCCGCGTGCGGCGCCCCAAGTAACGGCCCGGGCTCAGCCAAGGCCGATCAGACCCTGAAGTGGGCGCTGCCAGCTCCTCCTAACAGCCTCGACATCACCAAGGCGATCAACGCCACGTCGTACACCGTGCAAAGCGCCGGCCTGGAAACCCTGGTCCACCCGGAGGCCGGGCAGATCAAGCCCTGGCTCGCCAAGTCGTGGACCTCGCCCGACCCCCTCACCTACGTCTTCGAGCTGCGCGATGACGTGACATTCTGGAACGGCGCTCCGATGACCGCGGATGATGTGGCATTCTCGATCGAGCGCAATATCAGTCCGAGCTCGCTCATCAGCTACGACTTCACAGCGGTCAGCTCAGCGACGGCAACCGGCGCCCACGAGGTCACCGTCAAGCTCAAGCACCCGGACCCTCTGTTCCTGCAGGTGGCCATCGGCACGGATGCCCTTGTCGTGCAGAAGTCCTACGTGCAAGCAGCCGGAGACCAGATCGGCACGCCCGACAAGCTCAACATGGGCACGGGGCCGCTCGAGTTCAAGAGTTTCTCGAAGACCTCGGGTGTCACGCTCGATCGATATGACAAGTACTGGGGCGACAAGCCGACGTTTGCCGGCGTCCAGTTCACGACGATCTCCGATCCCGAGACCATGCGCATCGCGCTCACTCAGGGCCAAGTGGACGGTTCGTTCGACGGAACCGCTGCCCACTCCGACCAGTACAAGAGCAACAAGACGAATGTATCGCTGGCACCGGGCAAGGGATACCTCTACATGTCGATGGACGTTCGTCAGGCACCGTTCAACGACGTGCATGTCCGCAAGGCCATCGCCCTCGCCCTTGACAAGCAGGCCATCACGAAGGCAACGGCCGGCAACGCGGCCCAGCCAGCCGATGCGCTGATGACGAGGCCGCAGTTCGAGACCATGTTCGGCCAGGACGGCGTGGACTTCACGTCACAGGTTCCGAGCACCACGACCAATCTCGATGCAGCGAAGGCCGAGCTGGCCCAGTCGAAGACACCCAAGGGCATCTCGACCTCGGTCCGGTTCAACGCCGACGGCAGGTTGGCCTTCCAGGTCATCCAGCAGCAGCTGGCGCCGCTTGGCATCGTGCTGAATGGTCAGCAGGTGGACGACAACCAGTTCTACTCCGAGATCGGAAAGATCAGCGACCCCCAGGGGCTGCGGATCATCCTCTCCGGCGCGGCATCGACCGATCCCTGGGAGTCTCTGCGTTCGCTGCTCGGCGACGCCGACACCGCCGGCTACAGCAGCGACGTGACGAAGACCAACCTCGACATCCTTGCCAGCACGGCCGACCCGGCACAGCGGAAATCTGCTGTTGTGGCAATCAGCAAGGACATCGCAGACCAGGCTCCGTTCATCCCGCTGTACACGACCAAGCAGATGCTGGTTCTGGGCAAGGAATGGGCCTACGACAATTTCACGCCGCGAGGATCTGGCTGGATCCTGAAGCTGCACCCGGCGAGCTGA
- the pepN gene encoding aminopeptidase N translates to MTTPNLTREQANLRKSLIRVQSYDVHLDFTDGLGNLSTDTFRSATTIVFAADSPSATTWLDLVAYDITTATLNGEALDVSRYRPETGIVLPKLQRSNTVTVEARIRYSNTGEGIHLFVDPLDNETYLYSHFQATDAKRAFACFDQPDIKAPYTFHITAPEHWEVASNSPISRIEARHTGGKTVHFDPTLPISSYLTAVVAGPYHVCRTVHDGIDLALYCRRTLAKDLDADRILDVTKKGLDWYNKEFGHRYPFGKYDQIFAPELNVNAMENVGAVTLSEDFVFHGQVTDAQYQNRANVILHEMAHMWFGNLVTMRWWSDLWLNESFATYAASLCQASATRWSDAWVTFASKKAVAYEQDLQPTAHPVATDSPDEQAAAVNYDGITYAKGASVLKQLVAQVGLEAFMTGLRHYFATFAYGNTDLAALLSILEEASGRDLSGWATVWLETAGVNTMRVEYQVDEAGRYTAFELIQEAPTDVVRSNTLRPHRLEIALYNSDGERLVRTDRVDVDVTGARIAVPKLIGALQPDALLVNDDDLTYGKPRLDRQTLATLRDGGIARIDDPMARALFWSSAWEMTRDGIVAARDFVTLVLAGASGENDIGVLQLLMHQAQTALDIYATRDWAPTGYGAMARYAYAALRGAKAGSDQQIVWARVLTSCAGDDRHLDFIQGLWRGTEQVAGLVIDDSLRWSIVQTLAGHGLVNDADIRAELDRDPSASAHRNAATAYALLPTPQAKAEAWYRSVEDGALQKAMRQAFARGFAHRNQGEILAPYIDRYFDEVPELWRRSEGETGQKLVKALFPRWASAIDANTLATADRLLAREGLPTALVRLIGEGRADVSRALRARATDAGCGTGAQEQMS, encoded by the coding sequence GTGACAACCCCGAATCTGACCCGCGAACAAGCCAACCTGCGCAAGTCTCTAATCCGAGTTCAGTCCTACGACGTACATCTCGACTTCACCGACGGTCTCGGGAACCTGTCTACTGACACTTTCAGGTCCGCCACCACCATAGTGTTCGCCGCCGACTCCCCGTCGGCCACTACGTGGCTCGACCTCGTCGCTTACGACATAACTACGGCCACTCTCAATGGTGAGGCTCTGGACGTGTCACGGTATCGGCCCGAGACCGGCATCGTGTTGCCCAAACTACAACGGTCGAACACTGTCACGGTAGAAGCGCGTATTCGATACTCTAACACAGGTGAAGGCATACACCTGTTCGTCGACCCGCTTGACAACGAGACGTACCTCTACTCGCACTTTCAGGCCACCGATGCGAAGCGGGCTTTCGCTTGCTTCGACCAACCCGACATCAAGGCGCCGTACACGTTTCACATAACGGCCCCCGAACACTGGGAGGTCGCATCGAACAGTCCCATTTCGCGCATTGAAGCAAGACATACCGGCGGCAAAACTGTCCATTTTGATCCGACGCTACCTATCAGCTCCTATCTCACCGCGGTCGTCGCCGGTCCTTATCATGTGTGCCGCACGGTGCACGACGGAATTGACCTGGCGCTGTACTGTCGGCGGACTCTGGCCAAAGACCTCGATGCTGACCGGATCCTGGACGTGACCAAGAAGGGGCTTGACTGGTACAACAAGGAGTTCGGCCACCGGTACCCATTCGGAAAGTATGACCAAATCTTTGCTCCCGAGCTGAATGTCAATGCTATGGAGAACGTCGGCGCGGTGACTTTGAGCGAGGATTTTGTGTTCCACGGTCAGGTTACGGATGCGCAATACCAGAACCGCGCGAACGTCATCCTGCACGAAATGGCACACATGTGGTTCGGTAACCTCGTTACAATGCGTTGGTGGAGCGACCTGTGGCTCAACGAGTCGTTCGCCACGTACGCCGCGTCCCTGTGTCAGGCGTCGGCAACTCGCTGGAGCGATGCTTGGGTCACATTCGCGAGCAAGAAGGCAGTCGCTTATGAACAAGATCTTCAGCCGACGGCACACCCCGTAGCAACGGATTCGCCCGACGAACAGGCTGCGGCTGTTAACTATGACGGCATCACTTATGCCAAGGGTGCCAGCGTGCTCAAACAACTCGTCGCCCAGGTGGGTCTCGAAGCGTTCATGACTGGGCTGCGTCATTACTTCGCTACGTTCGCGTATGGCAACACCGATTTGGCCGCATTGCTTTCGATATTGGAGGAGGCGTCGGGTCGCGACTTGTCCGGGTGGGCGACTGTGTGGCTGGAAACGGCTGGCGTCAACACCATGCGCGTCGAATACCAAGTCGACGAGGCTGGCCGCTACACGGCGTTCGAGCTCATCCAAGAAGCGCCGACGGACGTCGTTCGATCAAACACGCTTCGGCCGCACAGGCTGGAAATAGCTTTGTACAACAGTGACGGCGAGCGTCTGGTTCGTACCGACCGGGTCGACGTAGACGTTACGGGTGCAAGGATCGCGGTACCCAAATTGATCGGCGCACTGCAGCCGGACGCTCTACTGGTTAACGACGATGACCTGACCTATGGCAAACCCAGGCTCGATCGGCAGACGCTTGCTACGTTGCGAGACGGTGGTATCGCTCGTATCGATGACCCGATGGCGCGGGCGCTATTTTGGTCCTCGGCGTGGGAGATGACGCGTGACGGTATTGTTGCTGCGCGTGATTTCGTTACTTTGGTGCTGGCTGGTGCCAGCGGCGAAAACGACATAGGCGTCCTTCAGTTGCTAATGCATCAAGCCCAGACTGCACTCGACATCTACGCAACCCGAGACTGGGCGCCTACGGGTTATGGCGCCATGGCACGATATGCATACGCCGCGTTGCGCGGCGCCAAGGCGGGCTCTGACCAGCAGATCGTGTGGGCACGGGTGCTGACATCATGCGCCGGCGACGACAGGCACCTGGACTTCATTCAAGGTTTGTGGCGCGGGACTGAGCAGGTCGCCGGGCTCGTGATCGACGACAGTTTGCGTTGGTCGATCGTCCAGACTCTCGCCGGCCACGGCCTCGTGAATGACGCCGACATTCGCGCCGAGCTCGATCGCGATCCCTCGGCCTCCGCTCATCGAAACGCCGCCACGGCGTATGCGCTGCTCCCAACGCCACAGGCCAAGGCCGAGGCGTGGTACCGATCAGTCGAAGACGGAGCACTGCAGAAAGCAATGCGCCAGGCATTTGCCCGCGGCTTTGCCCACCGCAACCAGGGCGAGATCTTGGCCCCGTACATCGACCGGTATTTCGACGAAGTGCCTGAGCTGTGGCGTCGCAGCGAAGGAGAAACCGGTCAGAAGCTGGTAAAAGCATTGTTCCCTCGGTGGGCATCGGCCATCGACGCAAATACACTCGCGACTGCGGACCGCCTTCTTGCACGAGAAGGTCTGCCGACAGCACTGGTCCGGTTGATAGGCGAGGGCCGCGCCGACGTGTCGCGCGCACTGCGAGCTCGGGCCACCGACGCGGGGTGCGGTACGGGTGCGCAGGAGCAAATGTCCTAA
- a CDS encoding GntR family transcriptional regulator: protein MATLQWSDDDERTVDRQSYRAQASQIIRSQIVSGRLEPGSLYSIGAIAERLNVSITPVREALHDLAKDGLIEMRRNRGFVVRCPNEEELDDIVQIRTMLEVGAVTEITERSLITDFDHLRTLCERNRAYAWAQDWENFVETDRQFHLGILRFLENPRLVEIVGNLRDQSRLWGLDRIAGSESFQRSLREHDALLDAIEAGEAAAAASVMRTHLTHVRGLWAGLNESDSHVDDA, encoded by the coding sequence ATGGCGACGCTGCAATGGTCAGACGACGACGAACGGACAGTCGACCGGCAGAGCTACAGGGCGCAGGCCAGCCAGATCATCCGGTCGCAAATCGTGTCGGGTCGGCTCGAGCCCGGCTCCCTTTACTCCATCGGAGCGATCGCCGAGCGCCTGAATGTCTCGATCACCCCAGTGCGAGAAGCACTTCACGACCTCGCCAAGGACGGTTTGATAGAAATGCGCCGCAACCGCGGGTTCGTGGTCCGGTGCCCAAACGAGGAAGAGCTCGATGACATCGTGCAGATCCGCACGATGCTCGAAGTCGGTGCGGTAACGGAGATCACCGAGCGTTCGTTGATCACCGACTTCGATCACCTGCGCACTCTCTGTGAGCGGAACCGGGCCTACGCCTGGGCGCAGGACTGGGAGAACTTTGTCGAGACCGACAGGCAGTTCCATCTGGGCATCCTCCGCTTCCTCGAGAACCCGCGCCTGGTCGAGATCGTCGGAAACCTCCGGGATCAGAGCCGGCTCTGGGGCTTGGACCGCATCGCCGGGTCCGAATCGTTCCAGCGTTCCCTGAGGGAGCACGATGCCCTTCTCGATGCGATCGAAGCCGGCGAGGCGGCGGCCGCCGCGTCGGTCATGCGGACACACCTGACCCATGTGCGTGGCCTCTGGGCTGGCCTCAACGAAAGTGACTCCCACGTTGACGACGCTTGA
- a CDS encoding ornithine cyclodeaminase family protein, translating to MPVAVAAVRDAFISLARGEFSSPLRTSFDCGRTLVMPVFHSPTGSSTTKSVILRPGQRPAIRGVVTWISEDLELVLDAHAVTTLRTGAVVGVATEMLARPDAHRLVLIGAGTLAFDQIRAVAAVRDLEHVVIVSRSLTSADALGDRVRSAFPELTVVTGLDPAPHLGSADIVCCATSSTRPVFDPADLPEVVHINAIGAYTLNMRELPSGAFAGADVVVDDLEAARSEAGDLMDAIADGVLSLGSVTELSPRLNANEKVRRGRTVFKSVGLGIQDWAICDAVASQLAASGERDFRQSEARA from the coding sequence ATGCCTGTCGCCGTTGCCGCGGTGCGCGACGCATTCATATCGTTGGCGCGTGGCGAGTTCTCCTCGCCGCTGCGCACATCATTCGACTGCGGCCGCACCCTGGTTATGCCGGTGTTCCATTCGCCAACCGGCTCGTCGACCACTAAATCGGTGATCCTGCGGCCGGGGCAGCGCCCAGCCATTCGCGGTGTAGTCACCTGGATCTCCGAAGATCTCGAACTCGTCCTTGACGCCCACGCCGTAACAACGCTACGCACCGGGGCAGTGGTCGGGGTGGCTACGGAGATGCTGGCCCGTCCGGACGCACACCGTCTGGTCCTCATCGGCGCCGGCACCCTGGCATTCGACCAGATAAGGGCTGTTGCTGCCGTACGGGATCTCGAGCACGTGGTCATCGTGTCCCGGTCGCTGACGTCGGCCGACGCTCTCGGTGATCGGGTGCGCTCAGCGTTCCCAGAACTCACTGTCGTCACTGGCCTAGATCCCGCTCCGCACCTCGGTTCCGCGGACATCGTGTGCTGCGCCACCTCATCCACCCGGCCGGTATTCGACCCCGCCGACCTCCCTGAGGTCGTCCACATCAATGCGATCGGCGCATACACGTTGAATATGCGCGAACTGCCTTCCGGCGCCTTCGCCGGAGCGGATGTGGTGGTCGACGACTTGGAAGCGGCACGAAGCGAGGCTGGCGACCTCATGGACGCGATCGCCGACGGCGTCCTGTCGCTGGGATCGGTCACCGAACTCAGCCCGCGCCTCAACGCTAACGAGAAGGTGCGCAGGGGCCGGACGGTCTTCAAGTCCGTCGGGCTCGGGATCCAGGACTGGGCTATCTGCGACGCCGTCGCTTCGCAACTCGCAGCGAGCGGCGAGCGGGATTTCCGGCAGTCAGAGGCCCGCGCCTGA
- a CDS encoding DUF2891 family protein: protein MIAEYTRAWSAIACEVLTRPYPYEAAHRSLDASDVAVTPDVLHPAFHGSFDWHSSVHMQWSLIRLLTLHPKAVDPLAVPLLNQRLAPDAIAAEVAYLRARPAFERPYGWAWATALMCAARDCPVPEARTWSSALEPLTETIADLTSAWLRRQALPARHGLQGNSAFALAIFLESFIRLGYSDLADDIRFKALEWFGSDTAIDTRFEPSGTDVFSPSLAEAELMRRVLAADDFRTWLEAFLPGLGEDRHLHLLDVPPVDDSGDGPLTHLSGLALSRAWQLRSLASCWPSDSLTGARLRAGAERQVAAVLPLLTGGDFMSTHWLVTFGILATAPHNSQVAASRLGVRRSR, encoded by the coding sequence ATGATCGCTGAGTACACCCGAGCTTGGTCGGCGATCGCGTGCGAGGTCCTGACGCGGCCGTATCCATACGAGGCCGCCCACAGATCCTTGGACGCATCCGACGTCGCAGTGACCCCGGATGTTCTCCATCCGGCATTTCACGGCTCGTTCGACTGGCATTCCAGCGTGCACATGCAGTGGTCGCTGATCCGACTACTGACGCTGCACCCGAAGGCGGTCGATCCCTTGGCCGTCCCGCTGTTGAACCAGCGGCTTGCTCCGGACGCGATCGCGGCCGAAGTCGCGTATCTCCGCGCACGACCCGCCTTCGAACGTCCATACGGGTGGGCATGGGCCACCGCGCTCATGTGCGCGGCCCGCGACTGCCCGGTACCAGAAGCACGGACGTGGTCGAGTGCCCTCGAGCCCCTGACGGAGACAATCGCCGACCTCACCTCGGCCTGGTTACGGCGCCAGGCACTGCCAGCAAGGCACGGACTGCAGGGGAACTCAGCGTTTGCCCTAGCCATATTCCTTGAGTCCTTCATCCGTCTCGGCTATTCGGATCTGGCGGATGACATCCGATTCAAGGCTCTCGAATGGTTCGGGAGCGACACGGCCATCGATACGCGTTTCGAGCCCTCAGGGACGGACGTCTTCTCTCCTAGCCTGGCTGAAGCCGAGCTGATGCGGCGTGTTCTGGCTGCCGATGACTTCCGGACCTGGCTCGAAGCGTTCCTGCCTGGCCTCGGAGAGGACCGTCATCTTCACCTTCTTGACGTGCCGCCGGTCGACGACAGCGGTGACGGCCCGCTCACACATCTGTCAGGGTTGGCCCTCTCGAGGGCCTGGCAGCTCAGGTCGCTGGCGTCGTGCTGGCCGTCCGACAGCCTGACCGGCGCCCGCTTGCGGGCGGGCGCCGAGCGTCAGGTCGCCGCTGTCCTGCCGCTGCTCACGGGCGGCGATTTCATGTCCACGCATTGGCTGGTCACGTTCGGCATCCTCGCGACCGCTCCGCACAACAGCCAGGTTGCCGCGTCTCGTCTGGGCGTTCGTCGCTCCCGGTGA